The following proteins come from a genomic window of Streptomyces sp. NBC_00539:
- the fxsT gene encoding FxSxx-COOH system tetratricopeptide repeat protein, with translation MTTGIRQDRDGAAQPPQRFVISFAGFNRPWAVWIAHRLEEHGHRVALQRWDPQSSPGVTEALDDLARAGGKVLVVLSERYFSAGTHTEEEWNAALRTVTEHHPDRFAAVCLTDAPLPSAVAALEKTDLWGLDAYEAEYRVLRRLELPTDRIGIESGRRGPRFPNDPPEIWGRVPRRNPRFTGRNDVIGRLRAALTEAPPGASTVTLLGLSGVGKTQVATEYAYRFASEYDVVWWVPAEDRPTLRERLADLAPALGLPEGAGSYGEQIRAVLEALRRGNPYYRWLLVFDGCDNPDDLTDLLPSGAGDVIITSRNREWAARHTSLVEVPLYARPESVTFIRRRAGRLTTAEAHQLAEALEDYPLALDQTAGWLADSPIGVGEYLHLLQSRLDSHEAVTLSDDYPLPFPTALAILLNNVRENFPDALALLRLFVFFAPGRVPLRLLSEFPADDVPEQLAGLINDQIRWNAALNKLVQFSVVRLEYSDLAVEEGGGLETVQLHRMVHNIVRGDLGDDEAEELSRVVRQVLAAADPGRPSDSRLWPRYAELIPHLEPAGVLRSSNPRIQNFLLHCLRYLLRAGEYRTCLRLAEETDGIWRPMLGEDHDQVRELSYHYGSALRMLGHFRQAESLAKARAERLVAERGPRDLESLRATSSYAGVLLNTAKFEQARDLLEHAFASYRELLGEDDATTLAAQNNVAVVLRLLGRYQEAYDTDLDTLRRRERVLRVRHIATLSSGIGCAMGLRLMGRYREALARQEQGLKVNAQVLGTNHPQTLRAEHNLGMCLRRSGDIPGAGARLRSVLERSTRVFGAEFPWTLMVASDYATYLREYGDVDEARRISEDVVRGYQSQLGLAHPYSIGTVGNLGLVLRAQGERVEALSLAEQALVGMRGALGDRHPWTLGCALNATGHRNITGRLEDAVELSRETLRGAEQVLGPDHPMTLSAQIALAADLRAVREDAEAAKHEDAGLKALTRTLGAQHVHTVSARQQTRPYWDFEPQP, from the coding sequence ATGACCACCGGTATTCGGCAGGACCGCGACGGAGCGGCGCAGCCGCCGCAGCGCTTCGTCATCAGCTTCGCGGGCTTCAACCGGCCCTGGGCCGTGTGGATCGCCCACCGCCTGGAGGAGCACGGCCACCGCGTGGCCCTCCAGCGCTGGGACCCGCAGAGCAGCCCCGGAGTCACCGAAGCCCTCGACGACCTGGCCCGGGCCGGGGGCAAGGTCCTCGTCGTCCTCAGCGAACGCTACTTCTCCGCCGGCACCCACACCGAGGAGGAGTGGAACGCGGCCCTGCGCACCGTCACCGAGCACCACCCCGACCGGTTCGCCGCCGTCTGCCTCACCGACGCCCCGCTGCCCAGCGCAGTGGCCGCCCTGGAGAAGACCGACCTGTGGGGGCTGGACGCCTACGAAGCCGAGTACCGGGTGCTGCGCCGGCTGGAGCTGCCCACCGACCGGATCGGCATCGAGAGCGGCCGCCGGGGCCCCCGCTTCCCCAACGACCCGCCCGAGATCTGGGGCCGGGTACCGCGCCGCAACCCGCGCTTCACCGGCCGCAACGACGTCATCGGCCGCCTGCGCGCCGCCCTCACCGAAGCCCCGCCCGGCGCCTCCACCGTCACCCTGCTCGGCCTGTCCGGGGTGGGCAAGACGCAGGTCGCCACCGAGTACGCCTACCGCTTCGCCTCCGAGTACGACGTGGTGTGGTGGGTCCCGGCCGAGGACCGGCCCACCCTGCGCGAGCGGCTCGCCGACCTGGCGCCCGCACTCGGCCTGCCCGAAGGCGCCGGCAGCTACGGCGAGCAGATCCGGGCCGTGCTGGAAGCGCTGCGGCGCGGGAACCCGTACTACCGCTGGCTGCTGGTCTTCGACGGCTGCGACAACCCCGACGACCTCACCGACCTGCTGCCCTCCGGCGCCGGCGACGTCATCATCACCTCCCGCAACCGGGAGTGGGCGGCCCGCCACACCAGCCTCGTCGAAGTCCCCCTGTACGCGCGCCCGGAGTCGGTGACCTTCATCCGCCGCCGGGCCGGTCGGCTCACCACGGCCGAGGCCCACCAGCTCGCGGAGGCCCTGGAGGACTACCCGCTCGCCCTCGACCAGACCGCCGGCTGGCTCGCCGACTCACCGATCGGCGTCGGCGAGTACCTGCACCTGCTGCAGAGCCGGCTCGACTCCCACGAGGCCGTCACCCTCTCCGACGACTACCCGCTGCCCTTCCCCACCGCCCTGGCGATACTCCTCAACAACGTACGGGAGAACTTCCCCGACGCCCTCGCCCTGCTGCGGCTGTTCGTCTTCTTCGCCCCCGGCCGGGTCCCGCTGCGGCTGCTGAGCGAGTTCCCCGCGGACGACGTGCCCGAGCAGCTCGCCGGGCTGATCAACGACCAGATCCGGTGGAACGCCGCCCTCAACAAGCTCGTGCAGTTCTCCGTCGTCCGGCTGGAGTACTCCGACCTCGCCGTCGAGGAGGGCGGCGGCCTGGAGACGGTCCAGCTGCACCGCATGGTCCACAACATCGTCCGCGGGGACCTCGGCGACGACGAGGCCGAGGAACTGTCCCGCGTCGTGCGCCAGGTCCTCGCCGCCGCCGACCCCGGGCGGCCCTCCGACTCCCGCCTGTGGCCCCGCTACGCCGAACTCATCCCGCACCTGGAGCCCGCCGGGGTCCTGCGCAGCTCCAACCCGCGCATCCAGAACTTCCTGCTGCACTGCCTGCGCTACCTGCTGCGCGCCGGCGAGTACCGCACCTGCCTGCGGCTGGCCGAGGAGACCGACGGGATCTGGCGGCCCATGCTCGGCGAGGACCACGACCAGGTCCGCGAGCTCAGCTACCACTACGGCAGCGCCCTGCGGATGCTCGGCCACTTCCGCCAGGCCGAGAGCCTCGCCAAGGCCCGGGCCGAGCGACTGGTGGCCGAACGCGGCCCGCGCGACCTCGAATCGCTGCGCGCCACCAGCTCGTACGCCGGCGTCCTGCTCAACACCGCCAAGTTCGAGCAGGCCCGCGACCTGCTGGAACACGCCTTCGCCAGCTACCGCGAGCTGCTCGGCGAGGACGACGCCACCACCCTCGCCGCGCAGAACAACGTCGCCGTCGTCCTGCGCCTCCTCGGGCGCTACCAGGAGGCCTACGACACCGACCTCGACACCCTGCGGCGCCGCGAACGCGTCCTGCGGGTACGGCACATCGCCACCCTGTCGTCCGGGATCGGCTGCGCGATGGGGCTGCGCCTGATGGGCCGCTACCGGGAGGCCCTGGCCCGCCAGGAGCAAGGCCTCAAGGTCAACGCCCAGGTGCTGGGCACCAACCACCCGCAGACCCTGCGCGCCGAACACAACCTGGGCATGTGCCTGCGCCGCTCCGGGGACATCCCGGGCGCCGGGGCCCGGCTGCGCAGCGTGCTGGAACGCTCGACGCGGGTGTTCGGCGCGGAGTTCCCCTGGACGCTGATGGTCGCCTCCGACTACGCCACCTACCTGCGCGAGTACGGCGACGTGGACGAGGCCCGGCGGATCTCGGAGGACGTCGTACGGGGCTACCAGTCGCAGCTGGGCCTGGCCCACCCGTACAGCATCGGCACGGTCGGAAACCTGGGGCTGGTGCTGAGGGCCCAGGGCGAGCGGGTGGAGGCGCTGAGCCTGGCGGAGCAGGCACTGGTCGGAATGCGGGGCGCGCTGGGCGACCGGCACCCGTGGACACTGGGCTGTGCGCTCAACGCCACCGGCCACCGCAACATCACCGGGCGGCTGGAGGACGCGGTGGAGCTGAGCCGGGAGACCTTGCGGGGAGCGGAACAGGTGCTGGGCCCGGACCACCCGATGACGCTGAGCGCACAGATCGCCCTGGCCGCGGACCTGAGGGCGGTACGGGAGGACGCGGAGGCGGCGAAGCACGAGGACGCGGGCCTCAAGGCCCTGACCCGCACCCTGGGCGCCCAGCACGTCCACACGGTCTCGGCCCGCCAACAAACGCGCCCGTACTGGGACTTCGAACCCCAGCCGTAA
- a CDS encoding aKG-HExxH-type peptide beta-hydroxylase — translation MSEAPATLAPFAVSSPTLRALASTEPSPEGTRLVRDVRRSKRLLLLRAVLDRAPGAEAAEHWALLEEAERHDPGAVRDVLHYPATGVWAEETLRRLAAPDGPPADLGHLGALAAAAALRAGITFKVTLRPAGGRLVLPTLGLLRPDRPGLLAVTERSWATAPDPLPLHALPDGRTALDDLDPYRAPARDEPAHVRPARRLTPKGHKRWDTQWSGALTLLRRYDSARADEIGRLLRSVVPLAGGARSSGATLPAAAGSVLARAQAPPALAATLVHEVQHGKLTALADVLTLHTADRTPRHWAPWRSDPRPLDGLLHGAYAHLALAGYWQRAALYGARGAWARHARLRAQVAAVLPAIRAHPQLTGTGREFTDAMAAAERAMDELPPPGDQHATARRTLERERRAWCEKHPGLAEFTGS, via the coding sequence ATGAGCGAAGCCCCGGCCACCCTCGCCCCGTTCGCCGTCAGCTCCCCGACCCTGCGCGCCCTCGCCTCCACCGAACCCTCGCCGGAAGGCACCCGGCTCGTGCGCGACGTACGCCGCTCCAAGCGGCTGCTCCTGCTGCGCGCGGTACTCGACCGGGCCCCCGGCGCCGAGGCCGCGGAGCACTGGGCGCTGCTGGAGGAAGCCGAACGGCACGACCCCGGCGCGGTACGGGACGTACTGCACTACCCCGCCACCGGGGTGTGGGCCGAGGAGACCCTGCGCCGGCTGGCCGCGCCGGACGGTCCCCCCGCCGACCTCGGGCACCTCGGGGCGCTCGCCGCCGCCGCCGCGCTGCGCGCCGGGATCACCTTCAAGGTCACCCTGCGCCCCGCGGGCGGCCGGCTCGTCCTGCCCACCCTCGGACTGCTGCGGCCCGACCGGCCCGGCCTCCTCGCCGTCACCGAGCGGTCCTGGGCCACCGCCCCCGACCCGCTCCCGCTGCACGCCCTGCCCGACGGCCGTACCGCCCTCGACGACCTCGACCCCTACCGCGCCCCCGCCCGCGACGAGCCCGCCCACGTGCGCCCGGCCCGGCGGCTCACCCCCAAGGGGCACAAGCGCTGGGACACCCAGTGGTCCGGCGCCCTCACCCTGCTGCGGCGCTACGACTCCGCCCGCGCCGACGAGATCGGCCGCCTGCTGCGCTCCGTCGTCCCCCTGGCCGGCGGGGCGCGCTCCAGCGGCGCGACCCTGCCCGCCGCCGCCGGATCCGTGCTGGCCCGGGCACAGGCCCCGCCCGCCCTGGCCGCCACCCTCGTCCACGAGGTCCAGCACGGGAAGCTCACCGCCCTCGCCGACGTCCTGACCCTGCACACCGCCGACCGCACGCCACGCCACTGGGCCCCCTGGCGCAGCGACCCCCGGCCGCTCGACGGGCTGCTGCACGGCGCGTACGCCCACCTGGCCCTCGCCGGCTACTGGCAGCGCGCCGCCCTGTACGGGGCGCGCGGCGCCTGGGCCCGGCACGCACGACTGCGCGCCCAGGTGGCGGCCGTCCTGCCCGCCATCCGCGCCCACCCGCAACTGACCGGCACGGGCCGCGAGTTCACCGACGCGATGGCCGCGGCGGAGCGGGCCATGGACGAACTGCCACCACCCGGCGACCAGCACGCGACCGCCCGCCGGACCCTGGAACGGGAACGCCGCGCCTGGTGCGAGAAGCATCCCGGACTCGCCGAGTTCACCGGTTCCTGA